In a single window of the Streptomyces sp. CGMCC 4.7035 genome:
- the folK gene encoding 2-amino-4-hydroxy-6-hydroxymethyldihydropteridine diphosphokinase encodes MTAFTGGQSDPTVQPVPASVVEKVDAADTTLHNPKWAVISLGSNLGNRLETLQGAIDALEDTPGVRVKAVSPVYETEPWGVEPGSQPAYFNAVVVLKTTLPPSSLLERAHAVEEAFHRVREERWGARTLDVDIVTYADVVSDDPLLTLPHPRAHERAFVLAPWHDLDPQAQLPGRGPVADLLAALNRDGVTLRTDLELRLPE; translated from the coding sequence ATGACCGCCTTCACCGGGGGTCAGAGCGACCCGACCGTGCAGCCGGTGCCGGCCTCCGTGGTGGAGAAGGTGGACGCCGCCGACACGACGTTGCACAACCCGAAGTGGGCCGTGATCTCCCTCGGCTCGAACCTGGGCAACCGCCTGGAGACGCTCCAGGGCGCGATCGACGCCCTGGAGGACACCCCGGGCGTCCGCGTCAAGGCGGTCTCGCCGGTGTACGAGACGGAGCCGTGGGGCGTCGAGCCCGGCAGCCAGCCGGCGTACTTCAACGCGGTGGTCGTCCTGAAGACGACTCTGCCCCCCTCCTCCCTCCTGGAGCGGGCACACGCCGTGGAGGAGGCCTTCCACCGGGTGCGGGAGGAGCGCTGGGGGGCGCGCACACTCGACGTGGACATCGTGACGTATGCGGACGTCGTCTCCGACGACCCCCTCCTGACGCTCCCCCACCCGCGCGCCCATGAGCGGGCCTTCGTCCTCGCGCCGTGGCACGACCTGGACCCTCAGGCCCAGCTCCCCGGCCGCGGCCCGGTGGCCGATCTGCTCGCCGCCCTCAACCGCGACGGCGTCACGCTCCGCACCGACCTGGAACTCCGGCTGCCCGAGTAG
- a CDS encoding alpha/beta hydrolase, translating to MGLTSNKVLVLAVMFAVLLFVGTVWFWPRLARRNWRAISGRVGLLFATQLAIFASIGLAANQAFGFYASWADLFGQESEQGVVVDHNADGAGGGPLQVVDTQQVNVTGGSRPQIGGQIQKVDIVGRKTRIVSPAYVYLPPEYFQPQYRTRTFPAAVVLTGYPGTAQALIKGLHFPQTVHRLAKDGKMQPMILVMLRPTVAPPRDTECVDIPGGPQTETFFAKDLPDAVMSHYRVGKKPGSWGIIGDSTGGYCALKLAMHHPKSYAAAAGLSPYYKAPIDATTGDLFHGNKGLRNRADLFWCLKHLPAPDTSLLVTSSKAGEKNYKSTVKFINQVQATNRTRISSIILDSGGHNFNTWRREIPAALQWMSGRLTDR from the coding sequence ATGGGTCTCACGAGCAACAAAGTGCTGGTGTTGGCGGTCATGTTCGCCGTGCTGCTGTTCGTCGGCACGGTCTGGTTCTGGCCACGGCTGGCGCGCCGGAACTGGCGGGCCATCAGCGGACGGGTCGGTCTGCTGTTCGCCACCCAGCTGGCGATCTTCGCGTCGATCGGGCTGGCCGCCAACCAGGCCTTCGGGTTCTATGCCAGCTGGGCGGATCTGTTCGGTCAGGAGAGCGAACAGGGCGTGGTCGTCGACCACAACGCCGACGGGGCGGGCGGCGGTCCCCTCCAGGTGGTGGACACCCAGCAGGTGAACGTGACGGGCGGTTCGCGGCCGCAGATCGGGGGCCAGATCCAGAAGGTCGACATCGTCGGCCGCAAGACGCGCATCGTCTCGCCCGCGTACGTGTATCTGCCGCCGGAGTACTTCCAGCCGCAGTACCGTACGCGGACGTTTCCCGCGGCCGTCGTCCTCACCGGCTACCCGGGTACGGCCCAGGCGCTCATCAAGGGCCTGCACTTCCCGCAGACGGTGCACCGGCTGGCCAAGGACGGCAAGATGCAGCCGATGATCCTGGTGATGCTGCGGCCGACCGTGGCGCCGCCGCGCGACACGGAGTGCGTGGACATCCCGGGCGGGCCGCAGACCGAGACATTCTTCGCGAAAGACCTCCCCGACGCGGTCATGTCCCACTACAGGGTGGGAAAGAAGCCCGGCAGCTGGGGCATCATCGGCGACTCCACGGGCGGCTACTGCGCGCTGAAGCTGGCGATGCACCATCCGAAGTCGTACGCCGCGGCGGCGGGCCTGTCGCCGTACTACAAGGCGCCGATCGACGCGACCACGGGCGACCTCTTCCACGGCAACAAGGGGCTGCGGAACCGCGCGGACCTGTTCTGGTGCCTCAAGCACCTGCCGGCGCCCGACACCTCACTGCTCGTCACCAGCAGCAAGGCCGGCGAGAAGAACTACAAGTCCACCGTCAAGTTCATAAACCAGGTTCAGGCGACGAATCGGACCCGGATCTCGTCGATCATCCTCGACAGTGGCGGCCACAACTTCAACACATGGCGGCGGGAGATCCCGGCAGCGCTGCAGTGGATGAGCGGGCGGCTCACTGACCGCTGA
- a CDS encoding phosphatidylglycerol lysyltransferase domain-containing protein — MSGEVPERSRAVPRILRGPRPEAVPALIARACTLVGVLDIAGGVFPRFRHSRMHQMAEVLPGSFGPFAAALSLSAGVLLLLLAHGLRRRKRRAWRAAVALLPAGAVAEYVYRHSVVGVLIAVALLLPLLRHRSEFEALPDPRSRWRALANFVLMGAGSLGLGLVIVSVHPHRMVGDPSLSDRIEHVLYGLFGFEGPVDYTGNTSWTVGFSLGALGLLTAVTTIYLAFRPEHPAARLTDEDETRLRALLEKHGARDSLGHFALRRDKAVVFSPSGKAAVTYRVVSGVMLASGDPIGDVEAWPGAIERFMDEAKAHSWTPAVMGCSETGGEVWTRETGLDALELGDEAVVDVADFSLSGRAMRNVRQMVKRIERAGYETRVRRIRDLGEGELERIRRAAEDWRGTDTERGFSMALGRIGDPSDGDCLIATAHKADPEAGPYGDLKAVLHFVPWGTDGVSLDLMRRDRSADPGMNELLIVAALQAAPKFGIERVSLNFAMFRSALARGEKIGAGPVLRAWRGLLVFLSRWFQIESLYKFNAKFRPRWEPRFVVYASSRDLPRIGLAAMQAEGFVNLALPRLLRRRPPASTPCAHRVAERGVSAASRA, encoded by the coding sequence ATGTCGGGTGAGGTTCCGGAGCGATCACGTGCGGTTCCGCGCATACTCCGCGGCCCGCGTCCGGAGGCCGTCCCCGCGCTGATCGCCAGGGCCTGCACGCTCGTGGGAGTCCTGGACATCGCCGGGGGGGTGTTCCCGCGCTTCCGGCACAGCCGTATGCACCAGATGGCCGAGGTCCTGCCGGGCTCGTTCGGTCCGTTCGCGGCGGCCCTGTCGCTGAGCGCCGGCGTCCTCCTGCTGCTCCTCGCGCATGGACTGCGGCGGCGCAAACGCCGGGCATGGCGCGCGGCCGTGGCACTCCTCCCGGCAGGCGCCGTGGCGGAGTACGTCTACCGGCACTCGGTCGTCGGCGTCCTGATCGCGGTGGCGCTGCTGCTGCCGCTGCTGCGCCACCGAAGTGAGTTCGAGGCGCTGCCCGATCCGCGCAGCCGCTGGCGGGCGCTCGCCAACTTCGTCCTCATGGGCGCCGGTTCGCTGGGCCTCGGCCTGGTCATCGTCAGCGTCCACCCGCACCGCATGGTCGGCGACCCGAGCCTGTCCGACCGCATCGAGCACGTGCTGTACGGCCTGTTCGGCTTCGAGGGCCCGGTCGACTACACCGGCAACACCTCCTGGACGGTGGGCTTCTCGCTCGGTGCGCTCGGTCTGCTGACGGCGGTCACGACGATCTACCTCGCCTTCCGTCCCGAACACCCGGCCGCCCGGCTGACCGACGAGGACGAGACCCGGCTGCGCGCCCTGCTGGAGAAGCATGGCGCCCGCGACTCCCTCGGCCACTTCGCGCTCCGCCGCGACAAGGCGGTCGTCTTCTCGCCCAGCGGCAAGGCGGCCGTGACCTATCGCGTCGTGTCGGGCGTGATGCTGGCCAGCGGCGACCCGATCGGCGACGTGGAGGCCTGGCCCGGCGCCATCGAGCGCTTCATGGACGAGGCCAAAGCCCACTCCTGGACCCCCGCGGTCATGGGCTGCTCGGAGACGGGCGGCGAGGTGTGGACCCGTGAGACCGGCCTGGACGCCCTCGAACTGGGTGACGAGGCGGTGGTGGACGTCGCGGATTTCTCCCTCTCCGGGCGCGCGATGCGCAACGTGCGCCAGATGGTGAAGCGCATCGAGCGCGCCGGCTACGAAACCCGGGTCCGGCGCATCCGTGACCTCGGTGAGGGCGAGCTGGAACGCATACGGCGCGCGGCCGAGGACTGGCGCGGCACGGACACCGAGCGCGGCTTCTCCATGGCGCTCGGCCGCATCGGCGACCCGTCCGACGGCGACTGCCTGATCGCGACGGCCCACAAGGCGGACCCGGAGGCGGGCCCATACGGCGACCTGAAGGCGGTCCTGCACTTCGTCCCGTGGGGCACGGACGGCGTCTCCCTCGACCTGATGCGCCGCGACCGCTCGGCGGATCCGGGCATGAACGAACTGCTGATCGTGGCCGCGCTCCAGGCCGCCCCGAAGTTCGGCATCGAGCGGGTCTCGCTGAACTTCGCGATGTTCCGCTCGGCGCTGGCACGCGGCGAGAAGATCGGCGCGGGCCCGGTGCTGCGGGCGTGGCGAGGGCTGCTGGTCTTCCTCTCCCGCTGGTTCCAGATCGAGTCCCTGTACAAGTTCAACGCCAAGTTCCGCCCGCGCTGGGAGCCGCGCTTCGTGGTCTACGCGTCCTCCCGCGACCTCCCGCGCATCGGTCTCGCGGCCATGCAGGCGGAGGGCTTCGTGAACCTGGCACTACCGCGCCTCCTGCGCCGCAGGCCCCCGGCCTCGACCCCGTGTGCGCACAGGGTGGCGGAGCGGGGAGTCAGCGCCGCGAGCCGGGCCTGA
- a CDS encoding coiled-coil domain-containing protein yields the protein MPRGRHRHSPPLHRLLPPSVIAGVSVVCAVGPWLFTEPLVLRGLAAGAAVTTAVGAYVMRRWDAAAGKQVADLTRARASDEWRHEERVAELETDLEESRELRTKLEQKLRAKRAELAKLRNEHAALLRRYATAETERASALEGRRQLAIEASAPTRALPAAPVTTAAREDSAARDAFTERKTPDTAEHADTVEHADAVEKAGAAEKADAVKNAAAAADVRDAEGVAPSAATEPEQDAEPEASAPRVFSPEGSSLFLRADSALARLAKEDADAAQEDTGPSLEEGDAEAEGDAAEATAAVEESDTPEATDASPETTASEEASPSEEATASEKATASEETTDTVEAVADTDREATDTDREATDTDREAPETVEDAPDTAASAGPAKGDARKASGSSTNTSPPKGGPDGGGKKQRSARPEAPEAAAKEDGAGQEAEAEGKPAAVAGQEHAAAPTAQQLQPAVTQPPRTAGHFAVPTAVAVVPEAPRRRPTVEGGFDFFGTQKSLAALESVQNEDLADVVGQEALAVHKAESESAFKAADPQARAVGQVIDLTAHDETEQIDLQGLRTAAS from the coding sequence ATGCCACGTGGACGTCACCGTCATTCCCCGCCCTTGCACAGACTGTTGCCTCCTTCGGTGATCGCCGGCGTCTCGGTCGTATGCGCCGTGGGGCCCTGGCTGTTCACGGAGCCGCTGGTGCTCCGTGGGCTGGCCGCGGGTGCCGCCGTGACGACGGCCGTCGGCGCGTATGTCATGCGCCGCTGGGACGCGGCCGCGGGCAAACAGGTCGCCGACCTCACGCGCGCGCGGGCGAGCGACGAGTGGCGCCACGAGGAGCGGGTCGCCGAGCTGGAGACCGACCTGGAGGAGTCGCGCGAGCTGCGCACCAAGCTGGAGCAGAAGCTGCGGGCCAAGCGCGCGGAGCTGGCGAAGCTGCGCAACGAGCATGCGGCGCTGCTGCGGCGGTACGCCACGGCGGAGACCGAGCGCGCGAGCGCCCTGGAGGGCCGCCGCCAGCTCGCGATCGAGGCGTCGGCTCCGACACGGGCCCTGCCGGCGGCCCCGGTGACGACCGCCGCGCGGGAGGACTCCGCCGCGCGGGACGCCTTCACCGAGCGGAAGACACCGGACACCGCGGAGCACGCGGACACCGTGGAGCACGCGGACGCCGTGGAGAAGGCGGGCGCAGCGGAGAAGGCGGACGCCGTCAAGAACGCGGCTGCCGCTGCGGACGTGCGGGACGCCGAGGGTGTGGCTCCCTCGGCCGCGACCGAGCCGGAGCAGGACGCCGAGCCCGAGGCGTCGGCTCCCCGGGTGTTCTCCCCGGAGGGTTCCTCGCTCTTCCTGCGGGCCGACTCGGCGCTGGCGCGGCTCGCCAAGGAGGACGCCGACGCGGCGCAGGAGGACACCGGCCCGTCCCTGGAGGAGGGCGACGCGGAGGCGGAGGGCGACGCCGCGGAGGCGACCGCTGCCGTGGAGGAGAGCGACACGCCGGAGGCGACGGACGCTTCCCCGGAGACGACGGCCTCCGAAGAGGCATCGCCCTCCGAAGAGGCGACGGCGTCCGAAAAGGCGACGGCCTCCGAAGAGACGACGGACACCGTCGAAGCGGTGGCGGACACCGACCGGGAGGCGACGGACACCGACCGAGAGGCGACGGACACCGACCGAGAGGCGCCGGAAACCGTCGAAGACGCACCGGACACCGCCGCGTCGGCCGGCCCCGCGAAGGGCGACGCCCGCAAGGCCTCCGGGAGCTCCACGAACACCTCGCCCCCGAAGGGAGGCCCCGACGGCGGCGGCAAGAAGCAGCGCTCCGCCCGGCCCGAGGCCCCCGAGGCCGCCGCCAAGGAGGACGGTGCGGGCCAGGAGGCCGAGGCCGAGGGGAAGCCCGCGGCGGTCGCCGGGCAGGAGCACGCGGCCGCCCCGACCGCGCAGCAGCTCCAGCCGGCCGTCACCCAGCCGCCCCGCACCGCCGGGCACTTCGCCGTGCCGACCGCCGTGGCCGTCGTACCGGAGGCTCCGCGGCGGCGCCCCACCGTCGAGGGCGGATTCGACTTCTTCGGCACGCAGAAGTCCCTGGCGGCCCTGGAGTCCGTGCAGAACGAGGACCTCGCGGACGTCGTCGGCCAGGAGGCGCTCGCCGTGCACAAGGCGGAGTCCGAGTCCGCCTTCAAGGCCGCGGACCCGCAGGCGCGCGCCGTCGGCCAGGTCATCGACCTGACGGCCCATGACGAGACCGAACAGATCGACCTCCAGGGGCTGCGCACCGCGGCGTCCTGA
- a CDS encoding nuclear transport factor 2 family protein, giving the protein MSAAHTDVEQVEQANTAFYEAMERGDFEELSSLWLTPADLGVDEQYHDPADAGVVSCVHPGWPVLTGRGEVLRSYALIMANTDYIQFILTDVHVSVTGDTALVTCTENILSGGPAPDDGDELGPLVGQLVVATNLFRRTPDGWKLWSHHASPVLTESSDEEDDGSTS; this is encoded by the coding sequence GTGAGCGCCGCCCACACCGATGTCGAACAGGTCGAACAGGCCAACACCGCCTTCTACGAGGCCATGGAACGGGGCGACTTCGAAGAGCTGTCCTCGCTCTGGCTGACACCCGCCGACCTGGGCGTCGACGAGCAGTACCACGACCCGGCGGACGCCGGGGTGGTCTCCTGCGTGCACCCCGGCTGGCCCGTCCTGACCGGCCGCGGCGAGGTCCTCCGGTCGTACGCGCTGATCATGGCGAACACCGACTACATCCAGTTCATCCTCACCGACGTACATGTCTCCGTGACCGGCGACACCGCCCTGGTGACCTGCACCGAGAACATCCTCAGCGGCGGCCCCGCCCCCGACGACGGGGACGAGCTGGGCCCGCTCGTCGGTCAGCTGGTGGTCGCCACGAATTTGTTCCGCCGCACTCCCGACGGCTGGAAGCTCTGGTCGCACCACGCCTCTCCGGTCCTGACCGAATCCAGCGACGAAGAGGACGACGGGTCCACCTCCTGA
- a CDS encoding PH domain-containing protein: METGTVGKGGEHVWTGLPPGLLRMRRLLLVVWLGLLAVVVGVLLGLFAGPAWALFALLPLSLLLWGWVLLGRNWRSWRYTERADDLLISRGVLWREETVVPYGRMQLVEVTSGPVERHFGLASLQLHTAAAATDATIPGLDPAEAERLRDRLTELGEARSAGL; the protein is encoded by the coding sequence ATGGAAACGGGGACCGTGGGCAAGGGCGGCGAGCACGTCTGGACGGGGCTGCCGCCGGGGCTGCTGAGGATGCGACGGCTGTTGCTGGTGGTGTGGCTGGGACTGCTGGCGGTCGTCGTGGGAGTGCTCCTGGGCCTGTTCGCCGGGCCTGCCTGGGCACTGTTCGCGCTGCTGCCGCTGTCCCTGCTGCTGTGGGGCTGGGTACTGCTGGGCCGCAACTGGCGCTCCTGGCGGTACACCGAGCGAGCGGACGACCTGCTGATCAGCCGGGGCGTGCTGTGGCGTGAGGAGACCGTGGTGCCGTACGGGCGCATGCAGCTCGTGGAGGTCACCTCCGGACCGGTGGAGCGGCACTTCGGGCTGGCGAGCCTGCAACTGCACACCGCGGCCGCGGCGACCGACGCCACCATCCCGGGGCTGGACCCGGCCGAGGCGGAACGGCTGCGGGACCGGCTGACCGAGCTGGGCGAGGCCCGATCGGCGGGGCTGTGA
- a CDS encoding DUF3180 domain-containing protein has protein sequence MRELRIRTLAAVFVVAGVLSWAGARLWNSVGTLPRVPLAAPIVLALIAVVLLATAFSLRSRLKAQRERRPGAKGVDPLMAARAVVFGQASALVAALVAGMYGGTGVFLLESLDIPTRRDQAIYAGLSVLAGIGVIAAAFFLERICKLPEDDEHNGGTAPVS, from the coding sequence GTGAGAGAGCTGCGCATCAGGACGCTGGCAGCGGTGTTCGTGGTGGCCGGAGTGCTGTCCTGGGCGGGCGCCCGCCTGTGGAACTCGGTGGGCACGCTGCCCCGGGTCCCCCTGGCCGCCCCCATCGTCCTCGCCTTGATCGCCGTGGTCCTGCTGGCCACGGCGTTCTCCCTGCGCTCCCGCCTCAAGGCCCAACGGGAGCGCCGCCCCGGCGCGAAGGGCGTCGACCCGCTGATGGCGGCCCGCGCCGTCGTCTTCGGCCAGGCCAGCGCCCTGGTCGCGGCCCTGGTCGCCGGCATGTACGGCGGCACGGGTGTCTTCCTCCTGGAGTCCCTGGACATCCCCACCCGCCGCGACCAGGCCATCTACGCCGGCCTCTCGGTCCTGGCAGGCATCGGTGTCATAGCGGCGGCCTTCTTCCTGGAGCGCATCTGCAAGCTCCCGGAGGACGACGAGCACAACGGCGGCACGGCGCCGGTGTCCTAG
- the folE gene encoding GTP cyclohydrolase I FolE → MTDPVTLDGEGTIGEFDEKRAENAVRELLIAVGEDPDREGLRETPARVARAYRELLAGLTQQPEDVLTTTFDLGHDEMVLVKDIEIVSLCEHHLLPFHGVAHVGYIPAETGKITGLSKLARLVDVFARRPQVQERLTTQIADSLMRILEARGAIVVIEAEHMCMSVRGIRKPGAKTTTSAVRGQLRDATTRAEAMSLILAR, encoded by the coding sequence ATGACCGACCCGGTGACGCTGGACGGCGAGGGCACGATCGGCGAGTTCGACGAGAAGCGTGCGGAGAACGCCGTACGGGAACTGCTCATCGCGGTCGGGGAGGACCCGGACCGAGAGGGGCTGCGGGAAACGCCGGCCAGGGTGGCCAGGGCGTACCGGGAGCTTCTGGCGGGGCTCACGCAGCAGCCCGAGGACGTTCTGACGACGACGTTCGATCTGGGCCACGACGAGATGGTCCTGGTCAAGGACATCGAAATCGTGTCCCTCTGTGAACACCATCTTCTGCCGTTCCACGGCGTGGCTCATGTGGGCTACATCCCGGCCGAGACCGGCAAGATCACGGGACTGTCGAAGCTCGCGCGCCTCGTCGATGTGTTCGCCCGGCGGCCTCAGGTGCAGGAACGACTCACCACACAGATCGCCGACTCGTTGATGCGCATCCTGGAGGCGCGTGGCGCGATCGTGGTCATCGAGGCCGAGCACATGTGCATGTCGGTGCGTGGTATCCGCAAGCCCGGCGCCAAGACGACGACGTCGGCCGTACGCGGCCAGCTTCGGGACGCGACGACCCGCGCCGAGGCGATGAGCCTGATACTGGCGCGCTGA
- the folB gene encoding dihydroneopterin aldolase: MDRVALRGLKARGHHGVFAKEREEGQTFIVDLVLGLDTRPAAAGDDLSKTVHYGVVAEEVVALVEGEPVDLIETLAERIALSCLKYAPVQEVEVCVHKPDAPITVPFDDVTVTITRSRV; the protein is encoded by the coding sequence GTGGATCGTGTCGCGCTGCGCGGCCTGAAGGCCCGCGGGCACCATGGTGTGTTTGCCAAGGAACGCGAGGAGGGCCAGACCTTCATCGTGGACCTCGTCCTGGGCCTGGACACCCGGCCAGCCGCGGCCGGCGACGACCTGTCGAAGACCGTGCACTACGGCGTCGTGGCCGAGGAGGTCGTGGCCCTCGTCGAGGGAGAGCCCGTCGACCTCATCGAGACGCTGGCCGAACGCATCGCCCTCTCCTGCCTCAAGTACGCCCCGGTCCAGGAGGTCGAGGTCTGCGTCCACAAGCCGGACGCGCCGATCACGGTCCCCTTCGACGACGTGACCGTCACCATCACCCGGAGCCGGGTATGA
- the folP gene encoding dihydropteroate synthase, protein MSTKNGRGHVAGLPVWDRCAVMGVVNVTPDSFSDGGRWFDTTAAVKHGLDLVAEGADLVDVGGESTRPGATRVDEAEELRRVIPVVRGLASEGVTISVDTMRAAVAEQALVAGAALVNDVSGGLADPAMIPVVAAAEAPFVVMHWRGFLEGGNVKGAYEDVVTEVLDELHARVEAVLEGGIAPERIVVDPGLGFSKEAEHDLALLAHLDRLHRLGHPLLVAASRKRFLGRVLAGPKGAPPPARERDAATAAVSALAAQSGAWAVRVHEVRATADAVRVARAIEGARASNPTPGDAGTAEGAR, encoded by the coding sequence ATGAGCACGAAGAATGGGCGGGGCCACGTGGCAGGCCTTCCGGTATGGGACCGCTGCGCGGTCATGGGCGTCGTCAACGTCACCCCCGACTCCTTCTCCGACGGCGGCCGCTGGTTCGACACCACCGCGGCCGTCAAGCACGGCCTCGACCTGGTCGCCGAGGGCGCCGACCTCGTGGACGTCGGTGGCGAGTCCACCCGCCCGGGCGCCACCCGCGTCGACGAGGCCGAGGAGCTCAGGCGCGTCATCCCCGTGGTGCGCGGCCTCGCCTCCGAGGGCGTCACGATCTCCGTCGACACCATGCGCGCCGCCGTCGCCGAACAGGCCCTCGTCGCCGGCGCCGCCCTCGTCAACGACGTCAGTGGCGGCCTCGCCGACCCCGCGATGATCCCGGTGGTCGCGGCCGCCGAGGCCCCCTTCGTGGTCATGCACTGGCGCGGCTTCCTGGAGGGCGGCAACGTCAAGGGCGCGTACGAGGATGTCGTCACCGAAGTCCTCGACGAGCTGCACGCGCGCGTGGAGGCCGTTCTGGAGGGCGGTATCGCCCCCGAGCGGATCGTCGTCGACCCCGGTCTCGGCTTCTCCAAGGAGGCCGAGCACGACCTGGCGCTGCTCGCCCATCTCGACCGCCTGCACCGCCTGGGCCACCCCCTGCTGGTCGCCGCCTCCCGCAAACGGTTCCTGGGCCGCGTACTGGCCGGTCCCAAGGGCGCACCACCCCCCGCGCGTGAACGCGACGCCGCCACGGCCGCGGTCTCCGCGCTCGCCGCACAGTCCGGCGCGTGGGCGGTGCGCGTGCACGAGGTGCGCGCGACCGCGGACGCGGTACGCGTCGCACGCGCCATCGAAGGGGCGCGGGCCTCGAATCCCACGCCGGGCGACGCCGGAACCGCCGAGGGAGCCCGGTGA
- a CDS encoding PH domain-containing protein, translating into MPEGPGIPEGPGTSEGQEVAERRLHPVTPLRRAWAPVTVIVGWAAHDPRQAQEQLTRLTTATLLTGLAVLVAAASVYGFLAWWFTHFAVTDTELRIRTGLLFRRTAHIRLDRLQAVDVTQPLLARVAGVAKLKLDVIGTDKKDELAYLGEDDARALRAELLARAAGFAPETAHEVGEAPVRPLLHVPPGMLVVSLLLTGATWGSLAAALVVPPVLWFATHSLWTVLAAGLPLLGAAGASSAGRFVNEYDWTVGESPDGLRIDHGLLDRAHETVPPGRVQTVRIVEPLLWRRRGWVRVELDVAGSSNSVLVPVAPRTVAESVIARVLPGATVPASLSRPPRRAGWCVPFWWRGYGLAVTDAVFAARHGLLRRSLSLVPHAKVQSVRLTQGPWQRFRRVADVQVDTGANKTVTARLRDAEEAAALLYAQADRSRTGRRDAGPDRWMAS; encoded by the coding sequence ATACCCGAGGGGCCCGGCATACCCGAGGGGCCCGGCACGTCCGAGGGGCAGGAGGTCGCCGAGCGGCGGCTGCACCCCGTGACCCCGCTGCGGCGTGCCTGGGCGCCCGTCACTGTGATCGTCGGCTGGGCGGCGCACGACCCCCGCCAGGCCCAGGAACAACTGACGAGACTGACCACGGCCACCCTCCTCACAGGTCTCGCCGTCCTCGTCGCGGCCGCCTCTGTGTACGGCTTTCTGGCCTGGTGGTTCACACACTTCGCGGTGACGGACACCGAACTGCGCATCCGTACGGGCCTGCTGTTCCGCCGTACCGCGCACATCCGGCTCGACCGGCTTCAGGCCGTCGACGTCACCCAGCCGCTGCTGGCCCGGGTCGCCGGCGTCGCCAAGCTGAAGCTCGACGTCATCGGGACGGACAAGAAGGACGAACTCGCCTATCTCGGCGAGGACGATGCGCGGGCGCTGCGCGCCGAACTCCTGGCCCGGGCCGCCGGTTTCGCCCCCGAGACCGCGCACGAGGTCGGCGAGGCACCCGTACGACCGCTGCTGCACGTGCCGCCGGGCATGCTCGTGGTCTCCCTCCTGCTGACCGGCGCGACCTGGGGCTCCCTGGCCGCCGCGCTCGTCGTTCCGCCGGTGCTGTGGTTCGCCACCCACAGCCTGTGGACAGTGCTCGCCGCCGGGCTGCCGCTGCTCGGCGCGGCGGGCGCGAGCAGCGCCGGGCGGTTCGTCAACGAGTACGACTGGACGGTCGGCGAGTCGCCGGACGGGCTCCGCATCGACCACGGGCTGCTCGACCGGGCGCACGAGACGGTGCCTCCGGGGCGCGTGCAGACCGTACGGATCGTGGAGCCGCTGCTGTGGCGGCGACGGGGGTGGGTGCGGGTGGAGCTGGACGTGGCGGGCTCGTCCAACTCGGTGCTGGTGCCGGTCGCGCCGCGCACGGTCGCCGAGTCGGTGATCGCGCGGGTCCTGCCCGGGGCGACCGTGCCCGCGTCCTTGTCCCGGCCCCCGCGCCGCGCGGGCTGGTGCGTCCCCTTCTGGTGGCGCGGCTATGGACTCGCCGTCACCGACGCGGTCTTCGCCGCCCGGCACGGCCTGCTGCGCCGCAGCCTGTCCCTCGTTCCGCACGCGAAGGTGCAGAGCGTACGGCTGACGCAGGGGCCGTGGCAGCGGTTCAGGCGGGTCGCCGACGTACAGGTGGACACCGGCGCGAACAAGACGGTGACCGCTCGCCTGCGGGACGCCGAGGAGGCGGCGGCGCTGCTGTACGCGCAGGCGGACCGGTCGCGTACGGGGCGGCGGGACGCGGGACCCGACCGGTGGATGGCGTCGTAG